Genomic window (Xylanimonas protaetiae):
GCCCACCGTCCTCACGCCCGACGCGGCCGCCTGCCTGCTCGACACCGCGCGCGACGTCGCGCTCGCCGCCGAGGGCGACGACCGCCCCGCCGCCCTGCGCGCCTGGGCCGCCGCCGAGCTGCTCTACGGCTCGGGGATCCGCGTCGGCGAGCTCGTCGCGGTCGACGTCCACGACGTCGACGTGCGCGAGCGGCTCGTGCGCGTGCTCGGCAAGGGCGGCAAGGAACGCGTGGTCCCGTTCGGCGTCCCCGCGGCGCGGGCGCTCACGGCCTGGATCGACGAGGGCCGGCCGGAGCTCGCCGGCGCCGCCACGGGCCCCGCCCTGCTCGTGGGGGACCGCGGCGGCCGCTGGGGCCAGCGGCAGGCGCGCGAGGCCGTCCACCGCCTCGCGGCCCGCGCGGGCGTCGACGACGTCGCTCCGCACGCCCTGCGGCACTCGGCCGCGACGCACCTGCTCCAGGGCGGCTCCGACCTGCGCAGCGTGCAGGAGGTGCTGGGTCACGCCAACCTCGCGACGACGCAGCGCTACACGCACGTCGACTCCGACCGCCTCCGGCAGGTCTACGCCCAGGCGTTCCCGCGCGCCTGAGCGCGCCGGCCACGGCCGCGCT
Coding sequences:
- a CDS encoding tyrosine-type recombinase/integrase, coding for MAPSPSGPASHPRDAAAPTADLPPLPAELADAVARFGKHLDAQRGHSVHTRRAYLADVTGLLRYAVRHGARGLDDVQLPVLRGWLGAQADRGLARATLARRGAAARAFLRWAHHAGLTETDPSTRLASPKVPRTLPTVLTPDAAACLLDTARDVALAAEGDDRPAALRAWAAAELLYGSGIRVGELVAVDVHDVDVRERLVRVLGKGGKERVVPFGVPAARALTAWIDEGRPELAGAATGPALLVGDRGGRWGQRQAREAVHRLAARAGVDDVAPHALRHSAATHLLQGGSDLRSVQEVLGHANLATTQRYTHVDSDRLRQVYAQAFPRA